The proteins below come from a single Polymorphobacter fuscus genomic window:
- a CDS encoding RNA polymerase sigma factor: protein MPTPLADCSDGELGALALKGRQAAYGELMRRYREPVYRLVRSHVGDPDEALDIVQEAFVAAFASIGRYDGSRPFRHWINRISLNKCRDWARRRAVRRLFRFALPLDAASESVDPAVTGEAVIDDVRALARVTKAIAALPANLKEPLILTAVDGLSQAEAASVLGISEKAVEVRIYRARRMLTGQVEKKR, encoded by the coding sequence GTGCCGACGCCGCTCGCCGACTGTTCCGATGGCGAACTGGGCGCGCTTGCCCTGAAGGGTCGCCAGGCAGCATATGGCGAATTGATGCGGCGATACCGCGAGCCGGTGTACCGCCTGGTCCGCAGCCATGTTGGTGACCCGGACGAGGCCCTCGACATTGTCCAGGAGGCGTTCGTGGCGGCCTTCGCATCGATCGGGCGCTATGATGGCAGCCGGCCCTTTCGCCACTGGATAAACCGCATTTCGCTGAACAAATGCCGGGACTGGGCGCGTCGACGCGCGGTCCGGCGCCTCTTTCGCTTCGCGTTGCCGCTCGACGCGGCCAGCGAAAGTGTCGACCCGGCGGTTACCGGAGAAGCGGTCATCGACGATGTTCGCGCACTGGCGCGCGTGACCAAGGCGATCGCGGCGCTTCCCGCTAACCTGAAGGAGCCGCTGATCCTGACGGCGGTGGACGGCCTTTCACAGGCGGAAGCAGCCTCGGTCCTGGGGATTAGCGAGAAGGCCGTGGAAGTTCGGATCTACCGCGCCCGCAGGATGCTGACCGGTCAGGTCGAGAAGAAGCGATGA
- a CDS encoding copper resistance system multicopper oxidase gives MTLPTTRRDFLRAASLVGGAAAVPGWARSGTGGLVPGGDVLSGEDIKLSVGHAMHSVGGRSGHAIAVNSRVPGPLIRLKQGQNARLSVTNTLAEDTSIHWHGLLLPFQYDGVPGISFPGIKPGATFVYEFPIRQSGTYWYHSHSGLQEAMGHFGAIVIDPAGVDPVAADREHVLVLSDWSFMHPHKIYTRLKQNGGNFNFQKQTLAGLLAGKGQSAADRRMWGQMRMDPTDISDATGAIYTYLVNGHGPAENWTGLFVPGEKVRLRIINASAMTNFNVRIPGLAMTVVAADGNAVQPVETDEFQIGVAETYDVIVQPTEDHAYGLIAEGIDRSGLVRATLAPRMGMVADAPPLRKRPLLTMKDMGMGDMDMSGGAMAGKDHSNMPGMSHDMGSMKMLDPSVAPQVKMGPGVAMLSAMPLDRTAEPPTGLEDVPHRVLTYSQLRSLDPNPDARDPSRAIDIHLTANMERYMWSFDGVKFSEGAEPLAFRHNERVRVNLINDTMMPHPIHLHGHFFEVVMGEKGHRPVKHTVNVLPGGKVSFDLTADALGDWAFHCHMMLHMHAGMFRVVTVRHEEDAA, from the coding sequence ATGACTTTACCGACCACGCGCCGCGACTTTCTGCGCGCTGCTTCGCTCGTCGGAGGCGCAGCGGCAGTTCCCGGCTGGGCGCGCAGCGGCACCGGAGGGCTGGTGCCTGGCGGCGATGTGCTGTCGGGCGAGGATATCAAGCTCAGCGTCGGCCATGCGATGCACTCGGTCGGCGGCCGTTCGGGTCATGCGATTGCCGTCAACAGCCGCGTTCCCGGGCCGCTGATCCGTCTCAAGCAAGGCCAGAACGCTCGCCTTTCGGTCACCAACACCCTCGCCGAGGATACCTCGATCCACTGGCACGGGCTGTTGCTGCCGTTTCAGTATGATGGCGTGCCGGGTATCAGCTTTCCCGGCATCAAGCCCGGCGCGACGTTCGTCTACGAGTTTCCGATCCGCCAATCGGGGACCTATTGGTACCACAGCCATTCGGGGCTTCAGGAAGCAATGGGGCACTTCGGCGCGATCGTCATCGATCCGGCCGGGGTGGACCCGGTTGCTGCCGATCGCGAGCATGTGCTGGTGCTCAGTGACTGGAGCTTCATGCATCCGCACAAGATCTACACCCGCCTCAAGCAGAATGGCGGCAATTTCAACTTCCAGAAACAGACCCTTGCCGGCCTGCTCGCCGGCAAGGGCCAATCCGCCGCCGATCGACGGATGTGGGGCCAGATGCGGATGGACCCGACCGATATCTCCGACGCAACGGGGGCGATCTACACCTATCTCGTCAACGGCCATGGCCCCGCCGAAAACTGGACTGGTCTGTTCGTGCCCGGCGAAAAGGTGCGGCTGCGGATCATCAACGCATCGGCGATGACCAACTTCAACGTCCGTATCCCGGGCCTGGCGATGACGGTGGTGGCGGCCGACGGCAATGCCGTGCAACCGGTAGAGACCGACGAGTTCCAGATCGGTGTCGCCGAAACCTATGACGTGATCGTGCAACCGACGGAGGACCACGCATATGGCCTCATCGCCGAAGGCATCGACCGGTCAGGGTTGGTGCGCGCCACACTGGCACCCCGCATGGGCATGGTGGCCGATGCGCCGCCTCTCCGGAAGCGCCCGCTGCTGACCATGAAGGACATGGGCATGGGCGACATGGACATGAGCGGCGGTGCCATGGCCGGGAAGGACCACAGCAACATGCCGGGCATGAGCCACGACATGGGTTCGATGAAGATGCTCGACCCATCGGTGGCGCCGCAGGTTAAGATGGGCCCCGGGGTGGCGATGCTGTCTGCGATGCCGCTGGACCGTACCGCCGAACCCCCGACAGGCCTCGAGGACGTGCCGCACCGCGTTCTGACCTACAGCCAGCTCCGCTCGCTCGACCCCAATCCCGATGCGCGCGACCCGTCACGCGCGATCGACATTCACCTCACTGCCAACATGGAACGCTACATGTGGTCGTTCGACGGGGTGAAGTTCAGCGAGGGTGCCGAGCCATTGGCCTTCCGCCACAACGAGCGCGTTCGGGTCAATCTGATCAACGACACGATGATGCCGCATCCGATCCACCTTCATGGCCATTTTTTCGAGGTGGTGATGGGCGAAAAGGGCCATCGCCCGGTCAAGCACACGGTCAATGTCCTGCCGGGCGGCAAGGTGTCGTTCGACCTGACCGCCGATGCGCTGGGGGATTGGGCGTTTCATTGCCACATGATGCTGCACATGCATGCCGGTATGTTCCGCGTCGTCACGGTGCGCCACGAAGAAGATGCGGCATGA
- a CDS encoding periplasmic heavy metal sensor, producing MTNVRRFAIVALVAFVAALGGVFVGRVLVTRLSPPETELHAILHDRLGLDAAQRARIEVLERQFAARKQVLEQEMRSDNARLADAITAEHGYGPRVQAAVDRSHQVMGELQKETLQHVFRLRSVLRPDQARKFDEAAVKALTAPAE from the coding sequence ATGACCAATGTTCGGCGGTTTGCGATTGTCGCGCTGGTGGCTTTCGTGGCCGCGCTTGGCGGCGTGTTCGTCGGTCGCGTCCTCGTCACGCGCCTCTCCCCGCCCGAGACCGAGCTTCACGCCATCTTGCATGACAGGCTTGGGCTGGACGCTGCGCAGCGGGCACGGATCGAGGTGCTCGAGCGGCAATTCGCGGCGAGAAAGCAGGTTCTTGAACAGGAGATGCGGTCGGACAACGCGCGTCTTGCCGATGCGATCACGGCAGAACACGGCTATGGCCCGCGCGTGCAGGCAGCGGTTGATCGCTCGCATCAGGTGATGGGCGAGCTGCAGAAGGAGACGCTGCAGCACGTCTTCCGGCTGCGCAGCGTCCTGCGACCGGACCAGGCGCGCAAGTTCGACGAGGCGGCGGTCAAGGCACTGACAGCCCCGGCGGAGTGA
- a CDS encoding PEPxxWA-CTERM sorting domain-containing protein, whose amino-acid sequence MRNKFLSAAILGAALLASPSVAATTIVGSAAVSIVGVAASTSSIDVGTTFTNTLFSVVGSATGDLAPVQGQNLNLSPLTASVGQVFTFTSSFGDFTGTVNSASAQGTPDNRTVNAYVLGTFTPMGSLAGFLAGPASATFAFTQTGSDLATSGSFTFASPPSGAVPEPASWAMLITGFGLVGIASRRRRHAVAA is encoded by the coding sequence ATGCGTAACAAGTTCCTGTCTGCTGCAATCCTGGGCGCGGCCCTGCTCGCGTCGCCCTCTGTCGCCGCCACCACCATTGTGGGCAGCGCCGCCGTCTCGATCGTCGGCGTTGCCGCCAGCACGTCGTCGATCGATGTCGGCACGACGTTCACCAACACGCTCTTTTCGGTCGTCGGCAGCGCCACTGGCGATCTGGCACCTGTTCAGGGTCAGAACCTCAACCTTTCGCCGCTGACGGCTTCGGTTGGCCAGGTCTTCACGTTCACCTCGAGCTTCGGCGACTTCACCGGCACCGTCAACAGCGCCAGCGCGCAGGGCACACCGGACAACCGCACCGTCAATGCCTATGTCCTCGGGACCTTCACCCCGATGGGTTCGCTCGCCGGTTTCCTCGCTGGCCCGGCTTCGGCAACCTTCGCCTTCACCCAGACCGGCAGCGATCTCGCGACGTCGGGCAGCTTCACTTTCGCCAGCCCGCCGTCGGGCGCAGTGCCTGAGCCGGCTTCGTGGGCCATGCTGATCACCGGTTTCGGCCTTGTCGGCATCGCGTCGCGTCGCCGCCGCCACGCGGTCGCTGCCTAA
- a CDS encoding tRNA-binding protein: protein MSHVTPDFAAPAAPAIAFDDWLRADVRVGTIIEAVAFPEARKPSFKLVIDFGPVIGHRKSSAQITRHYAPADLVGRQVIAVVNFPPRQIGKFMSEVLTLGVPDAEGEVVLLRPDQATPNGGRLF from the coding sequence ATGAGCCATGTCACGCCGGACTTCGCCGCGCCTGCCGCCCCCGCGATTGCCTTTGATGATTGGCTTCGCGCTGATGTCCGTGTCGGCACGATCATCGAGGCCGTTGCCTTTCCCGAGGCGCGAAAGCCATCGTTCAAGCTGGTCATCGATTTCGGCCCGGTGATCGGGCACCGCAAGTCCAGCGCCCAGATCACGCGTCATTACGCGCCTGCAGATCTTGTCGGCCGCCAGGTCATTGCCGTCGTCAATTTTCCGCCGCGGCAGATCGGCAAGTTCATGTCGGAAGTGCTGACGCTCGGTGTGCCCGATGCCGAGGGGGAAGTGGTTTTGCTGCGGCCGGACCAGGCAACCCCCAACGGCGGGCGCCTCTTCTGA
- a CDS encoding copper resistance protein B, translating into MIGAAITLLLVMAPGAAPAPTAARTTAPPAADPHAGHDMPTPAPVADPHAGHDMTAADTGEIVGTQPAPAPPADHAADAVWGVDAVAPSRAALRREHGNFSGSMILFNIAEYQARPGSDGYRWEGEGWFGGDIDRFVVKTEGEGDVRGPLEDAEIQALYSRAIDPWWNLQAGVRHDFRPDPQRTHAVIGFEGLAPYWFKAAGALFLSSKGELRGRIEGFYDQRITQRLILQPRAEIEASAQSIPEIGVGAGLTDIEVGLRLRYEFAREFAPYVGVEWAAKVGETARYARDAGERASGVSYVAGIRFWF; encoded by the coding sequence ATGATCGGCGCCGCGATCACCTTGTTGCTCGTCATGGCGCCCGGCGCCGCGCCCGCGCCGACAGCAGCGCGGACAACGGCACCGCCGGCTGCCGACCCTCACGCCGGTCACGACATGCCGACCCCGGCACCAGTCGCCGATCCGCATGCCGGGCACGACATGACGGCGGCCGATACCGGCGAAATCGTCGGCACCCAGCCCGCCCCGGCGCCACCTGCCGATCACGCCGCCGATGCGGTCTGGGGCGTTGATGCCGTGGCGCCGTCCCGCGCCGCGCTGCGCCGCGAACATGGCAACTTCTCCGGGTCGATGATCCTGTTCAACATCGCCGAATATCAGGCCCGCCCCGGCAGCGACGGCTATCGCTGGGAAGGCGAAGGCTGGTTCGGCGGCGACATCGACCGCTTCGTCGTCAAGACCGAAGGCGAAGGCGATGTGCGCGGACCGCTTGAGGACGCCGAAATCCAGGCGCTTTATTCGCGCGCCATCGACCCGTGGTGGAACCTGCAGGCCGGGGTGCGCCACGACTTTCGCCCAGATCCGCAGCGGACCCATGCTGTCATCGGGTTCGAGGGCTTGGCCCCCTATTGGTTCAAGGCCGCCGGCGCGCTGTTCCTGTCGAGCAAGGGCGAGCTGCGCGGCCGCATCGAGGGCTTTTACGACCAGCGCATTACCCAGCGGCTGATCCTGCAACCGCGCGCCGAAATCGAAGCCTCCGCGCAGTCGATCCCCGAGATCGGCGTCGGTGCCGGCCTCACCGATATCGAAGTCGGCCTGCGCCTGCGCTATGAATTCGCTCGCGAGTTTGCACCCTATGTCGGTGTGGAATGGGCAGCCAAAGTCGGTGAGACAGCGCGATATGCCCGTGACGCCGGAGAACGGGCGAGTGGCGTCAGTTACGTGGCGGGTATCCGGTTCTGGTTTTAG
- the copC gene encoding copper homeostasis periplasmic binding protein CopC has protein sequence MKSAFRAILAAAMITGLSTAAFASAELVSSTPAANATVDKPGKIVLVFNEKLLAKFAGAELTMTGMPGMADHQPMKMTGFTTAMGADGKTLTLLMKRALPSGSYELKWFAAGADAHRMEGSFPFTVK, from the coding sequence ATGAAGTCCGCTTTCCGCGCCATCCTCGCCGCCGCCATGATCACCGGGCTCAGCACCGCTGCATTTGCCAGTGCCGAGCTCGTCTCATCGACACCGGCGGCGAATGCCACCGTCGACAAGCCCGGCAAGATCGTCCTGGTGTTCAACGAGAAGCTGCTGGCGAAGTTTGCCGGTGCCGAACTGACGATGACGGGGATGCCCGGCATGGCGGACCATCAGCCAATGAAGATGACAGGCTTCACCACGGCCATGGGTGCCGATGGCAAGACACTGACGCTGCTCATGAAGCGCGCGCTTCCAAGCGGCAGCTATGAACTCAAGTGGTTCGCTGCCGGCGCCGATGCCCATCGCATGGAAGGCAGCTTTCCGTTCACCGTCAAATAG